One Thunnus maccoyii chromosome 14, fThuMac1.1, whole genome shotgun sequence genomic window carries:
- the tmem254 gene encoding transmembrane protein 254, whose translation MAKSDGCDYFRRTSLFWIVAVTLGMSYFACCVFVPEKIPFALLGPFGTFSKYLVDNHAGILYKGWFVTWAIHVFEALMAWRVCSNKGIDNMATRCMWFFQTFLFGFASLGLLLKYDPERPKQH comes from the exons atgGCTAAGAGTGATGGATGCGACTACTTTAGAAGAACCAGCCTGTTTTGGATCGTCGCCGTGACACTGGGGATGAGTTATTTTGCT TGCTGCGTGTTTGTGCCAGAAAAAATCCCATTCGCACTTCTTGGTCCATTTGGCACCTTCTCCAAATACCTTGTGGATAACCATGCTGGCATTCTGTACAAAGG GTGGTTTGTTACCTGGGCTATCCATGTCTTTGAGGCTTTAATGGCATGGAGGGTGTGCAG CAACAAAGGTATCGACAACATGGCCACTCGCTGCATGTGGTTTTTCCAGACCTTTCTGTTTGGCTTCGCTTCTCTCGGCCTGCTCCTCAAGTACGACCCCGAGCGGCCCAAACAGCACTGA
- the LOC121911788 gene encoding uncharacterized protein LOC121911788 isoform X1, which yields MSCFISKCSFCLNFFPANYTSNLCCCSLHLHALPSTCSLKLHLQITESTPPPTTSIMTNSSSPNLHFQPSAPSLQSPPPASASNLHCRLHLQILAERCSTNLNLQHLPATCTTSSTCRLLQIVQVQPSLHLLTTNFQPLPATCTTPTTCRFWQTAIVQISTYSHFQFLFETSTSSLHRLLHLQIVKDSSTLASSLQPLLATCTTPSPAGSGRELQSESPPTPTPDTAQTSTSSLQFLQVTCTAAPSCRF from the exons ATGTCTTGTTTCATCAGTAAatgcagcttctgtctgaaCTTTTTTCCAGCCAACTACACATCCAACCTCTGCTGTTGCAGCCTCCACCTGCATGCTCTACCATCCACCTGCAGCCTGAAGCTCCACCTGCAGATTACAGAAAGTACACCTCCACCTACAACTTCC ATTATGACAAACAGCTCCAGCCCAAACCTCCACTTCCAACCCTCAGCCCCCAGCCTCCAGTCTCCACCACCAGCCTCTGCCAGCAACCTGCACTGCCGCCTCCACCTGCAGATTCTTGCAGAGAGATGCAGCACAAATCTCAACCTACAGCATCTGCCAGCAACCTGCACCACGTCCTCCACCTGCAGATTATTGCAGATAGTTCAAGTCCAGCCCAGCCTCCATCTTCTAACCACCAACTTCCAGCCTTTGCCTGCAACCTGCACCACCCCCACCACCTGCAGATTCTGGCAGACAGCTATAGTCCAAATCTCCACTTACAGCCATTTCCAGTTCCTCTTTGAAACATCTACCAGCAGCCTGCACCGCCTCCTCCACCTGCAGATTGTGAAAGACAGCTCCACCCTAGCCTCCAGCCTCCAGCCTCTGCTAGCAACCTGCACCACCCCTTCACCTGCAGGTTCTGGCAGAGAGCTGCAGTCTGAATCTCCACCTACACCTACACCAG ATACAGCCCAAACCTCCACCTCCAGCCTCCAGTTTCTGCAAGTTACCTGTACTGCTGCCCCCTCCTGCAGATTCTGA